TTTGTGCAGGACTGTTCCTAAATTGAAACGGTTATTGTGCCACATTATTCTTGACTGATCCTAATAGTGtatttgaatatgaaaaattgatttgattgattggAACACATTGGATACGTTTTGGAATGGCTGTACAAATAAAATcgttataattttggaacgaCTTTTGGAATATGCTCGGCTGAAATTTGAAACTGTTGTTATTTAAGATGATGATATATTTAGGAATAATCATTGTAATTGTATTGtgtgcattttttgaaatactaTTAGGCAcgattgattatttatttggaatggtCTTTTATAAATGTTGTAGGAGTATTTTTTAGAACACATAGTGGTGTACGCATTAGTTTGAGTTGGAATATATTTAGGAACTATTATTCCTTTTAggaatacttttataaaaccatTTCAGTAATGGTTCTTGGGTTGTTTTcgaaattttgtaatattttgtttgcaattactaaaattatttctaatttttttaattgtataattttaaataataatttaaaatctataattaattactaaatttaatatatgtatgaatttaattaattgaataattaaatacaataaatattacaaaacatgaataattagtgaaaaaaatattatattaaaataaaaattattcaattacaaaatataaaaaaatttaatctaatacCCTCCTCATCAGCTACGTCCATATCGTCCTCGATTGGGGCAGGGGGTTCTCGCACAACCGCATTAATGCGCTCGTGGAATTTTCGACAAACCGGAAAGGACATGTTAATtagtgatttttaaaataaaataatattaaaataaaaggacatTGTAATTCTTGTACTAAATAGTtctaaattacagaaataaataaacaaaatccAGAATGTTactaataattacaaaaattgacataataattacataatgttacccaataattacaaaaaaaatgataaaatagttACAGAAGAATACCGAATAATTATAGAAGAgtacataaataatttcaaaaaattacactcaaactatatatagagaattacataataattacagaaaatgacacaataattacataaaattacaaaattgttaaaatattaaaaataatcaaattatacgATAATTAagcatttaaaagaaattaccttTAAGCTCTCGAACCACATCCAGGAGGAGGCGGGTTACCACTAGACATAAtctataaaattgtaataaatattaagtttcgaattacataatattcataaaattacataatttacgtaaacatttataaaattacagaatttgcacaaatattctttttttttgttttttgggtaaatgtaagtttcattaagaaaaatgtACAATAGTACAATACAACAGTATTCAAcggttggtttctccctcgactggccaagggatacgccatagtctatataacaAATGAACTAACTGAGTATGATAAGCTTTTACAAAGGATCCTCTGTCTAACATCTTCAACTATGATGGCGGCAAGAATAGATGATGGCCGCCTAGTCTACTCGAATCGTCTTAAGTTCCGTTCTctccaaatatggtatacGCAAGCAGCCAGGAGTGTCCGGTAAGCCGCGTTGACGATGTGTTTCTCTCTCCATTTTCACGCAGCCTAGTCAACGTCCCGTGGCCATTCTCGATTAGGCCAGGCGAAGCTCACAACCCTTTTAATAGCTGTGAGACACTTTCAGGCATAACGACATTGAAATAATAGGTGGTTATGGGTCTCTGCCCCCTCCTCACATAGAACACAGTCACCGAGGTGTGATAACCACGATCGATCAGTCATAGATAGCTTTTCCAAGATAGCAAGCCAAAGGATGAAAGTATGCCGAGGAATCTTCAGGGAGCCTAAAAGTAGAGAAGCCCAGCCTACCTTGAATGGCTCCAATATCGATAAAGTGCTTGGGCTATAGGTCGGCCCGTCTCAAAGTGCTAGATGATGCGATCATTCCCTCCATGGATTTGAGGCAATGCCTATGTAATCTCCAAGCACTCGATTTCAATGATGAGGGGCCAATGCCATTGCCCCTCCCTAATAACACTGTTGAGCTTCGTCCGTACCGACAGCTCAAGAAGACCTGGCCCTTGTGGTAATCTATCAATAAGAGGGCCAAGGTGGTGCCATCGATCCTGCCAGAGATAAAATCTATTCCCATCACCAATCTGGTAATCAACAATCGGCCTCAGGATCGTACGTAGTCGTAAGAGTTTTTTCCACCCCCACGGTCAGAAACTATCCAAACTAATGTTTCTCATAATCGCCCGTGGTACAACTATTCCACTCAGATGGACGTCCTATCACAACGAATGTTGTCACATAGTTTCTTACTCATTAAAGCCCGATTCAAATTGGCGACGTCCCGTAAGCCTTGACCTCACTCCGATAATGGCTTACAAACGTCCTCCCATGCCACTTTTACATAGCCACTGTTCCTTGTGCCTTTCTATAGGAATGCTCGTAGGCGTTTCTCAATCTCCCTTATAACTCCTTTAGGCAATAGAAAAGCAGAACACCAATAGATACTGAAAGCCATGAGTGCcgatttaataatttggacTCGTCCCGTATACGATAATcccataccctcccaaccagcaatgCGTTGGTCTATCTTCATCAATAAAGGCTGACAGTCATTAATGGATAATCTAGATGAAAGGAGGGGAAGTCCCAAGCACCTCAAGGGAAGATGCCCCTCCTGAAAGCCAAGCATAACAAGCATCTGGTCTCGCATCCCTTGTGCTGACTTGGAGAGAATAAGGTGGCTCTTATAAACATTAAGGGTGAGTCTCGAGAGGGTAGCAAACCGGTCCAGCCCCTATTTGAAGATCCCAATAGAGTCCATGTCAGCTCTGCAGAACAATAGCAAATCATCTGCAAATCCAAGTTGAAACACCCGAGCAGcctcacatttccagtggaAAGAGAACAACAGGTCCTGCTCGCATCTGTAGGAACAACAAGTGCATAACCTCCATGACAAGAACAAAGAGATAAGGCGATAGGAGATCACCCTGCCGTAGTCCTCTTGCACCCTCAAAGAAACCATGTGGTTTCTCATTTAGCCCAACCGAGAACGAGGGGGATGTggcacactcctcaatccaccttaTGAAAGTAACCGGGAATCCAAACAATTGTAGCATTGCTAGGAGAAAATCCCACTCTACTATATCATACGCCTTCCTAATATCCACTTTCAGTGCACATCTAGGTGGTAGGCGTGCCTGTTTATAACCAGTAAACAGTTCTTGTGCTAGCAAGATATTGTCCCCTATGCTCCGACCAGGAACAAAGGAAGCCTGACAAGGACTAATCAACTTATCCAATACCACACTCAACTTTTAGACAATAAGTTTAGCAATAATCTTATAGAATATGTTGCAGCATGATATGGGATGAAAATCAGTGACTAACATAGGGGAGTATACCTTGGGTATAAGCACCAAAGTGTCGTATTGATTTGCTTTAGCAGCTTCCCCATAGCAAAGAACTCTAGTATGGCCTTCGTGACTTCCTTACCGACGATCGGCCATGCAACTTTATAAAAACCTGATGAGAACCCATCAGGCCCCGGCACTTTGTCCTCATCTATATCAAACACTGCCTGTTTCACGTCAGCTGCAGTGATAGGTGAGAGGAGATTGAGAGTGTCCTTCTCTGTCAATACATGTCTCGCCCATGGCCTCAGATATCGAATATCGATCACATGGTTCCTGGCTCTCCACCCAACAGATTCTGATAGAAGGAGACAAACTCATGAATAACCATTCCCAGGTCTGTATGGGTGGTCCCTTgttcatcattaatttgcagGATCCTCCTTGCAGTACGCCTctgagcaatcttacgaaaaAACACGCGGGAGCATTGATCTTcccccttcatccattgcattTTGGCTTGTTGTTGTAGTATGATCTGTTCAAGTTTAGCCGTTTTAACATATACAAGCCGACAACAATGCTCCAATAGTAAGAAAAGCTCATTCTGTCTATCATAACTCACGATGATCTGGGCTGACTCGAGAAACCCCTTCGCCAACTGGACATTTAGCGATAAgtcccccttattcctcctctgctGAAGAAAAACAGGTTTCAGTGCTTTGAGTTGCCTTGTCACCGTATACATTGGCACTCCCACTTTGCCACACATTCTACACGCTAGGGATAAAATCTAGTGAGAGAGTAAGGTAGTTATTAAACGAAATATACCTCCAAGTTGTTGCTGCCTATCCCCAAATAACACGAGCGGTGAATGATCAGACGTGCGTGGGGTCAGGCAAGAATAGTACAATATTGGAAACCGTGCAAGCCATGCATCATTAATAAGCATCCGATCCAACCTCTTCCAAAGGTTACGTAATCTCGTACTACAGTTTTGCCACGTGTACCATTCTCCCTGCGTGGGCAGTATGTAGCAAATCGGTATCCTGAATACATGCATTAAATTCCTCCATAGCCATCCTTATATCCCCGGATGCACCACATACCTTACTGAGATCCCGGATAGCATTaaaatccccccccccccccccccccccccgggcGCGGCGCACACCCGCGCTAGGCATGGAGTGTTCACAGACTGGCTAGTAAGCGTGACTAAGGAATTTCATGGTTGGCGGCGGTCGACCACCTCAGTTGCACCATAAATAACAGTAATAACTACTGACTCCTGCACAGCTTTAACAGTAACATTGTGTATATATTGTGCACCCAAGTCAAGCACATGCACAACAAGGACATTATCATCCCATGCAATCCATATACGATTTTCAGCCGAAACATGATCAACAAACCACTTCCATTGAGGCATTAAAAATCCTTGGATTCAAGAAACATTATTAATGGGAACTCATGTTTctaaaatacccaaaaaatataacttgaaCTCAGTGACGAGATCTTTTAACGCGAGCTGATGGTCCCTCTTGTTCAGCCCACGAACATCCCAACACCGCCGCATTCAACATAGGTCACCACTAGTGGGGCTGCTTGAATTAGGACCCCGGGTAGCCTCATCTGTATCATCAAGAAGCTGTAAGGCATCAAATGTGTTATAAATAACTATGGTATCTTCATGACTTGGACCTCCACGTTCAATGGTGGTCTCATGAACAACAGCCTGCTCCATACCATCATCCATTGTCGCACGAACAACTGTCTGCTGCATATCCTCATCCACTCTGGTGGGTTTAGGCGGTGCCCTCGGAGGACCCACCTTAGGAACATATACGGAAATTGGGGGCtagttttgtttgtttattgaGCACACAATCTTTAGCGGAATGACCCAGGCTTATAGAACCGGTGCATTTTGGGGGAAGCCACTCATATTCCACATCGACTTTACAGGGCATTTCCCCTCCATCCTCGTCAGGTGTCATGATAACAATATGCCTCGGCAACTTCGAGCTAACATCAAGCATgacgcatacacgagcaaaatccagtctcgtgcatgctctcgtaataACATCCGGGTACAGTGGTTTGCCAACCCCACTAGCTACAGTACTTAATCCCTCTGTTGTCCATAATTCGACAGGAGATGCCTCAGCTTGATCTAAATCAGACATTGTGTTTGTTTCAACTTCCTCATTGCCATTCCAGGTGCCCATTCgaatttacacaaatattcaTAGAATTACAcgaattacaaaaattacacaaaattataaaaaaaaattaaaaaaagtagaaaaataatttgataaatttcaacaaacacttttattaacaaacaaaaaaatagaataaatttttaataaatagaaaaagtacataaaatttcaaaaaaattcagaaaattgcagcaaattacaaaaaaaaaaaaaactcagataattatataaaaataattttttcacaataattatgttgtcattataagtaatatatatttatacatatttgttaaaatgtGTATTAAGTCcaaataaatttgctaaaatgcgcacttaatatttgagaagaaaagtttatatttaaaaaaaaataatattttcaaaaaaatattttcagaaaattttgtaatacaaaatgcatatttaaatacaaaaaaaaaatcagaaacttaaaaaaatatttagaaaattcttaaaaaaatttcagaaaatttataaaaaagttgcATATTCTAAGAAtctgaaaaatttaaaagatttaattacagaaaaatatgaaaaatcacaGAAATGGCATACATAGGTacattctaaatttttaattatagaataatctaaaaaattagtaaaaatctaaatattttgatagaaatgACATACAATAATTCacccaaaaattatacatttcaCATACAATAATTCACCCGAAAAATGACATAACATTAGTAAACATTCATTCACATATTACACattttatatacaataattCGCCCAAAAGATTGCacattttacatataaaaatcacacatattatacataaaaatttcgtccaaaaaattacacatattacatacataaataaaattactaaccTTATTTTAggtgaaataagaaaaaaataacaaatatatgttaacatatattttcatatctattatcataaatattttccaaaatataacaaaaaatagcaAGAAAACTAACATTTAAAAATGACGGGGCTAACGACGGTGGAGACTGGCAGATGAAGGCGACCGGcaaggggagagagagagagggggggtggggggaggTGCAGGCGCGCTGCTTGTGGagaaagaaggagaaaagagggaaaatgagaaaaaatctGCTAAGTAACgcttatatactaaaattttggATGGTCTTGGAACGTTCAGGTATTAAAAATTCGTTCCAAATACCATTCCTAAGTAACTAATACGACATCGTTTTATATAGTGTGGACTGGTCACATTTTGAACTCATTTTAGAACGgtcatatattaaaataacagTTCGTAAAACCATTCCTAAAGGTACAAACGGTGTCGTTTTGTCCGAAAACGACGTTGTTTATAGAGGGCATTTAAATGACCGTTctctatatttaataaaccgtTTCAATTTAAGtgccaaataaatttttattttcaactaaaaaaattaataaggacaaaatgcataaaacccccctgtgttttaaataGTCTGCAAAAACAACCCTCTtgttatgagaataggctaaaagcccccttgtattttgtaaaactcagctcaatcgccccctctccgttaaattcAACTAacagtgttaattttttagaaaataaccgttatacccttacttaatatatattatttcttattttaatgaccgttgaatcttctttgatcaaatacTGATTGTTAGATCTATTCAATTAATCTTAAccgttatattttaaaaaaataatttaaaattaaaaaatatattattattattattattattattatatatataaactaactaaccccaccccaccccaccccttCCCCCGCTGCCACCGGCCGGCCGAACGCAGACCCGTCTTCCGTCCCCACTACCACCTTTCCATTGGTTCGCCCAATATTTCACCGCCACCTTCTTTCTAAAATTCCGGCGCCGTCATGGCGAGTCGCTGGGCGCCACATATATCATTCGAATCCTCTTGATTAGGCGAATATTTTTCCTCCAACAATTTTGGATTTCATCAACCATATGATGGGCTACCACCACGACCACCGAAGCTTTTCGCCGTCACCGGAACGACCCACGATCGCGGACCACCACCAATCGCGTCGTCTCCTCCTTGCGGCTCGAATTAGCCCCCTCCCACCGATTTTCGTCAACTCTATACATGCATTTCAATGTTTCGATCGTTGAGCATCGCGAATGCTTCGTCGTCtgacttcttcttcttcttcttttttttctttttttaaattttttaattaattttaattatattaattaaaagatattttacttaattaagaatattttaaataattacaataattaaatattttaactaattaagaataattataatgataattattgtaattaaata
This Sesamum indicum cultivar Zhongzhi No. 13 linkage group LG5, S_indicum_v1.0, whole genome shotgun sequence DNA region includes the following protein-coding sequences:
- the LOC105162761 gene encoding uncharacterized protein LOC105162761; this encodes MCGKVGVPMYTVTRQLKALKPVFLQQRRNKGDLSLNVQLAKGFLESAQIIVSYDRQNELFLLLEHCCRLVYVKTAKLEQIILQQQAKMQWMKGEDQCSRVFFRKIAQRQSVGWRARNHVIDIRYLRPWARHVLTEKDTLNLLSPITAADVKQAVFDIDEDKVPGPDGFSSGFYKVAWPIVGKEVTKAILEFFAMGKLLKQINTTLWCLYPSPCQASFVPGRSIGDNILLAQELFTGYKQARLPPRCALKVDIRKAYDIVEWDFLLAMLQLFGFPVTFIRWIEECATSPSFSVGLNEKPHGFFEGARGLRQGDLLSPYLFVLVMEGLDRFATLSRLTLNVYKSHLILSKSAQGMRDQMLVMLGFQEGHLPLRCLGLPLLSSRLSINDCQPLLMKIDQRIAGWEGMGLSYTGRVQIIKSALMAFSIYWCSAFLLPKGVIREIEKRLRAFL